TGTCCAGCCCAGGTCGACCGCGCCTGCCGTCGCAGCCGCCAGCCGAGGAGGAGCAGCAGCAGCGCCGCGGGCACCAGCAGCAGCAGCCACAGCTGACCCGGGGCGCCGAACTGCAGCGACTGGTTCATGGCAACCTCCGCAGGAAGCCATGGGCCAGGAAACCCTCCAGCAACAGCATGAAAAATGCCGGCAGCACCAGGCTGCGGGCCAGCTCGGAATACTGCACGTAGACCTTCGTTTCGATCCGTGTCTTTTCCATCTCGCCGATCTCCGCATAGATCTCCGTCAACTTCTCCGGACTGGTGGCGCGGAAGTGGCGCCCATCGCCGAGGGCGGCGATCTTCTTCAAGGTTTCCTCGTCGATGGGACTGTACTGGCGCACGTACTGGCGGCCGAAGAAGGTCTCCACCGGAAAGCGCGCATTCTCCTCCTTGCCGGCGGCGATGGTGTGGATCTTGACCCCCATGGCGCGGGCCACCTTGGCGGCGGTGATCGGGTCCACCGTGCCGGCGTTGTTGGCACCGTCGGTGAGGAGGATGATGACGCGACTCTTCGCCTCGCTCTCCCGCAGCCGGTTCACCGCCGTCACCAGCGCCGTGCCGATGGCGGTGCCGTCCTCGATCTGTCCCACCTGCACCTCGTCGAGGAAATGCAGGAGCACCGGGTAGTCCAGCGTCGGCGGGCACTGCGTCAACGCCTGGCCGGCGAAGACGACGAGGCCGATGCGATCGGCGGTGCGGC
This sequence is a window from Candidatus Krumholzibacteriia bacterium. Protein-coding genes within it:
- a CDS encoding VWA domain-containing protein; amino-acid sequence: MTRFATPWLLLALFAVPLLVVCYLRWVRPRRPVLLFSNLRFLQDAKPSPRQRLQFLPVLLRLLALALLVLALARPQSGASSTSIDSEGIDIILVLDISGSMLAVDMTSDRRGATRQDVSRLEVAKEAAREFVEGRTADRIGLVVFAGQALTQCPPTLDYPVLLHFLDEVQVGQIEDGTAIGTALVTAVNRLRESEAKSRVIILLTDGANNAGTVDPITAAKVARAMGVKIHTIAAGKEENARFPVETFFGRQYVRQYSPIDEETLKKIAALGDGRHFRATSPEKLTEIYAEIGEMEKTRIETKVYVQYSELARSLVLPAFFMLLLEGFLAHGFLRRLP